In the Rhinoderma darwinii isolate aRhiDar2 chromosome 13, aRhiDar2.hap1, whole genome shotgun sequence genome, one interval contains:
- the NPEPL1 gene encoding putative aminopeptidase NPEPL1 — MANVRLEFKSCAGDADPQSRPVLILGQVHNLQRVLWNDVKGKLQPRVTEEVWKNALSTLSPNPTDNCPLYLNMATVAALPSRVSRHNSPSAAHFITRLIRNCLPAGTARCVLMVCERSEVFASACAIARAFPLFTRRSSASRRAEKKSIAVEFLFIGQNNGPMEVTTLKCLESATEGVRLAARIVDTPCNEMNTDHFIAEIAAVGKELGITPRIIRDEELKERGFGGIYGVGKAAEHPPALVILSHTPEGATQTIAWVGKGIVYDTGGLSIKGKTTMPGMKRDCGGAAAVLGAFKAAVKQGFKDNLHALFCLAENSVGPNATRPDDIHLLYSGKTVEINNTDAEGRLVLADGVSYACKDLNADIILDMATLTGAQGIATGKYHAAVLTNSEEWEMACVKAGRKCGDLVHPLVYCPELHFNEFSSAVADMKNSVADRENAQSSCAGLFIASHIGFDWPGVWVHVDIASPVHAGERATGFGVALLLSLFGRASEDPLLNLVSPLGEDGVVETPERDTKRRRLV; from the exons ATGGCCAATGTGCGGCTGGAGTTCAAATCGTGCGCCGGGGACGCAGACCCCCAGTCTAGGCCTGTGCTGATTCTGGGACAAGTACACAACTTGCAACGGGTGCTTTGGAACGATGTGAAAGGAAAGCTGCAGCCCAGGGTCACCGAGGAG GTATGGAAGAACGCTCTCAGCACCTTAAGTCCCAACCCCACAGACAACTGTCCTCTGTACCTGAACATGGCCACAGTAGCCGCCCTGCCTTCCCGGGTCAGCCGCCATAACAGCCCTTCAGCTGCCCACTTCATCACACGTCTGATCCGAAACTGCCTCCCAGCGGGAACCGCGAGATGTGTCCTG ATGGTATGTGAACGATCAGAGGTGTTTGCCAGTGCTTGTGCCATTGCCCGAGCCTTCCCACTCTTTACCCGCCGCTCCAGTGCTTCCCGCCGAGCAGAGAAAAAGAGCATTGCGGTTGAATTTCTGTTCATTGGGCAGAACAATGGACCAATGGAAGTGACAACCCTGAAG TGCCTGGAAAGTGCAACTGAGGGGGTGAGACTGGCAGCACGTATCGTGGATACTCCATGTAATGAGATGAACACCGACCACTTCATTGCG GAGATCGCAGCTGTCGGGAAGGAGCTTGGCATTACTCCAAGGATTATTCGAGATGAGGAGCTAAAGGAGCGAGGATTTGGAG GTATATATGGTGTTGGCAAAGCAGCAGAGCATCCTCCTGCCTTGGTTATCCTGAGCCATACCCCAGAAGGTGCCACTCAAACCATAGCTTGGGTTGGCAAGGGCATCGTGTACGATACGGGAGGACTCAGCATTAAGGGAAAG ACCACAATGCCGGGTATGAAGAGAGATTGCGGAGGAGCAGCCGCAGTCCTCGGAGCCTTTAAAGCTGCAGTAAAACAG GGTTTTAAGGACAACCTCCACGCCTTGTTCTGCCTGGCAGAGAACTCTGTTGGACCAAATGCAACTCGACCAGATGACATCCACTTGCTGTACTCTGGAAA AACTGTTGAAATTAACAACACTGACGCGGAGGGGCGGCTGGTGCTGGCGGACGGAGTGTCCTATGCCTGCAAGGATCTTAATGCAGATATCATTCTGGACATGGCGACCTTAACCGGTGCTCAG GGCATTGCAACTGGCAAATACCACGCTGCAGTACTGACCAATAGCGAGGAGTGGGAGATGGCCTGTGTGAAGGCTGGCCGGAAGTGTGGAGACCTGGTTCACCCTCTGGTTTACTGTCCAGAGCTGCACTTCAACGAGTTCTCCTCTGCTGTGGCAGATATGAAGAACTCTGTGGCG GACCGGGAGAACGCTCAGAGTTCCTGTGCCGGCCTCTTTATTGCTTCTCACATCGGCTTTGACTGGCCTGGAGTTTGGGTGCACGTTGACATCGCTTCCCCTGTTCATGCA GGTGAGAGAGCCACCGGCTTTGGTGTCGCGTTACTTCTGTCTCTGTTTGGTCGCGCTTCGGAGGATCCTTTACTGAACTTGGTTTCTCCTCTGGGAGAGGATGGAGTAGTTGAGACTCCTGAGAGAGATACCAAGAGGAGACGTCTTGTGTGA
- the STX16 gene encoding syntaxin-16 isoform X5, which yields MALVSDISLDPEAAIGVTRRLSPKWVDGVQEIQYDVTRIKQKMKELASLHDKHLNRPTLDDSTEEEHAIEITTQEVTQMFHRCQRAVQALQSRARNCTEQEERVLRNVVSSLAQSLQDLSTNFRHTQSDYLKRMKNREERSKHFFDTSVPLMDDGEDNTLYDRGFSDDQLVLVQQNTIIVEEREREIRQIVQSISDLNEVFRELATMVVEQGTVLDRIDYNVEQSCVKTEEGLKQLHKAEQYQKKNRKMLAILILSVLVIVLIVVLIGVKS from the exons ATGGCATTGGTGTCGGACATTAGTCTGGATCCAGAAGCTGCCATTGGGGTCACCAGGCGACTGTCTCCAAAATGGGTGGATGGAGTGCAAGAA ATCCAGTATGACGTTACACGTATTAAGCAGAAGATGAAGGAACTTGCCAGCTTACATGACAAGCACTTAAACCGACCAACGTTAGATGACAGCACAGAAGAGGAGCACGCCATCGAGATCACCACTCAGGAGGTCACGCAG ATGTTCCACCGGTGTCAGAGGGCAGTGCAGGCCTTACAGAGCCGAGCGCGGAACTGCACCGAGCAGGAGGAGCGAGTGTTACGCAACGTCGTCTCCTCACTGGCACAGTCTCTGCAGGATCTCTCCACAAACTTCAGACATACCCAGTCCGATTATCTCAAAA GAATGAAGAATCGAGAAGAAAGATCTAAGCATTTCTTTGATACCTCCGTTCCCCTCATGGACGACGGAGAGGACAATACTTTATATGATAGG GGATTCTCAGATGACCAGCTGGTTCTCGTACAGCAGAATACAATAATTGTGGAGGAGCGGGAGCGGGAGATCCGTCAGATTGTACAGTCCATCTCTGACCTGAACGAGGTGTTCAGGGAGCTGGCAACCATGGTGGTGGAACAG GGCACAGTTCTTGACAGGATTGACTACAATGTTGAGCAGTCCTGTGTTAAAACCGAGGAGGGGCTGAAACAATTGCATAAG GCGGAGCAGTACCAGAAGAAGAACCGCAAGATGCTGGCCATTTTAATTCTGTCTGTCCTTGTGATTGTTCTGATCGTCGTGCTCATTGGTGTGAAGTCTTAA
- the STX16 gene encoding syntaxin-16 isoform X3 → MATRRLTDAFLLLRNNAAHNRHILAEQELDELADDRMALVSDISLDPEAAIGVTRRLSPKWVDGVQEIQYDVTRIKQKMKELASLHDKHLNRPTLDDSTEEEHAIEITTQEVTQMFHRCQRAVQALQSRARNCTEQEERVLRNVVSSLAQSLQDLSTNFRHTQSDYLKRMKNREERSKHFFDTSVPLMDDGEDNTLYDRGFSDDQLVLVQQNTIIVEEREREIRQIVQSISDLNEVFRELATMVVEQGTVLDRIDYNVEQSCVKTEEGLKQLHKAEQYQKKNRKMLAILILSVLVIVLIVVLIGVKS, encoded by the exons GAGCTTGATGAG CTTGCAGATGATCGTATGGCATTGGTGTCGGACATTAGTCTGGATCCAGAAGCTGCCATTGGGGTCACCAGGCGACTGTCTCCAAAATGGGTGGATGGAGTGCAAGAA ATCCAGTATGACGTTACACGTATTAAGCAGAAGATGAAGGAACTTGCCAGCTTACATGACAAGCACTTAAACCGACCAACGTTAGATGACAGCACAGAAGAGGAGCACGCCATCGAGATCACCACTCAGGAGGTCACGCAG ATGTTCCACCGGTGTCAGAGGGCAGTGCAGGCCTTACAGAGCCGAGCGCGGAACTGCACCGAGCAGGAGGAGCGAGTGTTACGCAACGTCGTCTCCTCACTGGCACAGTCTCTGCAGGATCTCTCCACAAACTTCAGACATACCCAGTCCGATTATCTCAAAA GAATGAAGAATCGAGAAGAAAGATCTAAGCATTTCTTTGATACCTCCGTTCCCCTCATGGACGACGGAGAGGACAATACTTTATATGATAGG GGATTCTCAGATGACCAGCTGGTTCTCGTACAGCAGAATACAATAATTGTGGAGGAGCGGGAGCGGGAGATCCGTCAGATTGTACAGTCCATCTCTGACCTGAACGAGGTGTTCAGGGAGCTGGCAACCATGGTGGTGGAACAG GGCACAGTTCTTGACAGGATTGACTACAATGTTGAGCAGTCCTGTGTTAAAACCGAGGAGGGGCTGAAACAATTGCATAAG GCGGAGCAGTACCAGAAGAAGAACCGCAAGATGCTGGCCATTTTAATTCTGTCTGTCCTTGTGATTGTTCTGATCGTCGTGCTCATTGGTGTGAAGTCTTAA
- the STX16 gene encoding syntaxin-16 isoform X4, protein MATRRLTDAFLLLRNNAAHNRHILAEQLADDRMALVSDISLDPEAAIGVTRRLSPKWVDGVQEIQYDVTRIKQKMKELASLHDKHLNRPTLDDSTEEEHAIEITTQEVTQMFHRCQRAVQALQSRARNCTEQEERVLRNVVSSLAQSLQDLSTNFRHTQSDYLKRMKNREERSKHFFDTSVPLMDDGEDNTLYDRGFSDDQLVLVQQNTIIVEEREREIRQIVQSISDLNEVFRELATMVVEQGTVLDRIDYNVEQSCVKTEEGLKQLHKAEQYQKKNRKMLAILILSVLVIVLIVVLIGVKS, encoded by the exons CTTGCAGATGATCGTATGGCATTGGTGTCGGACATTAGTCTGGATCCAGAAGCTGCCATTGGGGTCACCAGGCGACTGTCTCCAAAATGGGTGGATGGAGTGCAAGAA ATCCAGTATGACGTTACACGTATTAAGCAGAAGATGAAGGAACTTGCCAGCTTACATGACAAGCACTTAAACCGACCAACGTTAGATGACAGCACAGAAGAGGAGCACGCCATCGAGATCACCACTCAGGAGGTCACGCAG ATGTTCCACCGGTGTCAGAGGGCAGTGCAGGCCTTACAGAGCCGAGCGCGGAACTGCACCGAGCAGGAGGAGCGAGTGTTACGCAACGTCGTCTCCTCACTGGCACAGTCTCTGCAGGATCTCTCCACAAACTTCAGACATACCCAGTCCGATTATCTCAAAA GAATGAAGAATCGAGAAGAAAGATCTAAGCATTTCTTTGATACCTCCGTTCCCCTCATGGACGACGGAGAGGACAATACTTTATATGATAGG GGATTCTCAGATGACCAGCTGGTTCTCGTACAGCAGAATACAATAATTGTGGAGGAGCGGGAGCGGGAGATCCGTCAGATTGTACAGTCCATCTCTGACCTGAACGAGGTGTTCAGGGAGCTGGCAACCATGGTGGTGGAACAG GGCACAGTTCTTGACAGGATTGACTACAATGTTGAGCAGTCCTGTGTTAAAACCGAGGAGGGGCTGAAACAATTGCATAAG GCGGAGCAGTACCAGAAGAAGAACCGCAAGATGCTGGCCATTTTAATTCTGTCTGTCCTTGTGATTGTTCTGATCGTCGTGCTCATTGGTGTGAAGTCTTAA